In Williamsia phyllosphaerae, the DNA window GGACGACACATCGCCCGACCCAAGCGGTACCTCCGCGGCTACGGGGTCGACCTCGACGACCCCGACCACCTGCCCGACGAGGTGCGCAGGCAGGCCCGCGACGGTGACGGCTGGGTCAAGATCGTGGGGGACTGGATCGACCGAGAGGTCGGCGACCTCGCCCCGCTGTGGACCGACCGCCAACTCGCCGACGCCGTGGCCGCCGCGCACGACGAGGGCGCCCGGGTGACCGCGCACGTCTTCGGCACCGACGCCCTGCCCGGGCTGCTCGACGCCGGGGTCGACTGCATCGAACACGGCACCGGTCTCACCGACGAGCTCATCGCGACCATGGCGCAGCGGGGGATCGGTCTGGTGCCGACGCTCATCCAGGTGGACAACTTCCCGGGCATCGCCGAGGGCGCGGACCGCTTCCCGACCTATCAGGCCCACATGCGCGCTCTGCACGACGGCGCCCGCGAGGTGTTCTCCGCCGCCCATGAGGCGGGGGTGCCCATCTTCGCGGGAACCGACGCGGGCGGGTTCGTCGAACACGGCCGCATCGTCGACGAGGTGGTCGCGTTGCAGCGCGTCGGATTCGACGCCGCCGGCGCGCTGGCCGCGGCCACCGACCTACCGCGGGCATGGCTCGGGGCGGGGATCCTGAACGTGGGCGACCGCGCCGATTTCCTGGTCCTCCGGGACGACCCCCGGACCGATCTGGAGACGCTTCGCGATCCGGTCGCGGTCATCTGCGGCGGCATCGTCCTGTAGACGGATTTCGCCGCGGGTTCACCGTCTGGCAGAATGGCCTGCTGGTTCGTCGGACGCGGTCATGGCCGCCCGACGGTCACACCATTCGACATCGCAAAACCGGGCCCACCACACCGGGTGGGTCGCTGAATTGCATCGTGACCACGCAGAAAGAGAACACATGTCTGTCAAGATCAAGCTCACCCGCCTCGGCAAGATCCGCAACCCGCAGTACCGCATCGTCGTCGCCGATGCCCGCACCCGTCGCAACGGTCGTGCGATCGAGACCATCGGCAAGTACCACCCCAAGGAAGAGCCCAGCCTCATCGAGGTCGACTCCGAGCGCGCGCAGTACTGGCTGGGTGTCGGCGCACAGCCGACCGAGCCGGTCGAGGCCATCCTGAAGATCACCGGCGACTGGCAGAAGCACAAGGGCCTGCCGGGCACCGAGGGCACCCTCAAGGTCAAGGAGCCCAAGACCAGCAAGCTCGACCTGTTCAACGCGGCGCTGGCCGCCGCCGACAGCGAGCCGGCCGCCGAGGCCACCACCCCCAAGAAGAAGGCCGCCAAGAAGGCCGACACCGCTGACGACGCGGCCGCCACCGAGGCGCCCGCAGCCGAGGCGACCGACGCTCCCGCAGCCGACGCCGGAGACGCCGCCAAGGCCGACGCGTGAGCGCTGTCGTCGCCGACGCCATCGAGCACCTGGTCCGCGGAATCGTCGCGAACCCGGACGAGGTCCGCGTGGACATGATCACGGGCCGCCGGGGCCGTCTCGTCGAGGTGCACGTGCACCCCGAGGATCTCGGCAAGGTCATCGGCCGCGGCGGACGTACCGCCACGGCTCTGCGCACCCTGGTCACCGGCATCGGTGGACGCGGTCTGCGCCTGGACATCGTCGACACCGATCGCTGATCGCATCCCCTCGATGGATCTCGTCGTCGGCAGGGTCGTCAAGGCCCATGGCGTCCGCGGCGAACTGGTCGTCGACGTCCGCACGGACGATCCCGACGACCGGTTCGCCGACGGCGCCACGTTGCGTGGCCGTCTGCCCAAGGGGCGGGGCGACCGCGACTTCACGGTCACCGGCGCACGCGAGCACTCCGGTCGCCTGCTGCTGACCCTCGACGGGGTCGACGACCGGTCGGCCGCCGACGACCTGCGCGGCGTGCTCTTCCTGATCGACAGCGCCACAGTCGATTCCGGCTCCGACCCCGACGAGTTCTACGATCACGAACTCGAAGGGGTCGGCGTCCGGACCGTCACCGGCGACGACATCGGCATCCTCTCGGAGATCCTGCACCTCCCCGGCGGCGACACCCTCGTGGTCCGCACCCAGGGGGGCCGGGAGATCCTCGTGCCGTTCGTGACCGACATCGTCCCGACCGTCTCGCCCGACGGCATCGAGATCGATCCGCCCGACGGCCTGCTCGACCTGCAGTGACCGGTCCTGCTCGGACGTCCGACACGGCGCCGACGCTGCGCATCGACGTCGTCTCGATCTTTCCCGAATACCTGACGCCGCTGCGCGCGGCCCTGCTCGGACGCGCCATCGACCGGGGCATCATCTCCGTCGACGTCCACGACCTGCGCGACTGGACCCACGACGTCCACCGCGGTGTGGACGACTCGCCCTACGGTGGCGGCCCCGGCATGGTCATGAAGCCCGAGGTGTGGGGTCCGTGCCTCGACGACGTCTGTCCCGACGACGCCCTGCTCGTCGTCCCCACTCCCGCAGGCGTGCCGTTCACCCAGGCGATGGCCGAGGAGTTCAGCCGCGAGCGACACGTGGTGTTCGCGTGTGGACGCTACGAGGGCATCGATCAACGGGTGGTCGACGACGTCGCGCGGCGGACACGCGTGCTCGAGGTGTCCATCGGCGACTTCGTCCTCATCGGCGGCGAGGTCGCGACCATCGCGATGGTCGAGGCCACCGTCCGACTCATCGACGGCGTACTCGGCAACGCCGCGTCGCACCAACAGGATTCGTTCTCCGACGGCCTGCTCGAGGGGCCGAGCTACACCCGCCCCGAGGTCTGGCGCGGACTCGCCGTACCCGCCGTCCTGCGCAGCGGTGACCACGCGCGGATCGAGGCCTGGCGACGCGAGGAGTCACTGCGCCGCACCAGGGAGCGCCGACCCGATCTGCTGGGGACCGACGACCCGGTCGAACCGGACTAGCCTGACACCGTGCATCACTGGTTCACGCACGACATCGTCGACGGTGGCCGACTCCCGCTGTTCCTCTTCTTCATCGGATTCGTCGTCGGGTTCGTCTGTACCCGCGTCAGCGTGCGCCTCATCCGCGCTCAGGTCCGGTGGTGGTTCGGCAACATGAGCACGGGGGAGACCCACGTCCACCACATGGTGTTCGGCGTGGTGCTCGTGCTCGTCTCCGGCGTGGCCCTGATCGCGGTCTCGCTCACCGGGTCGCAGACGACGGCGTCGGTGCTGGCCTGCCTGTTCGGGGTGGGGGCGGCGCTGGTCCTCGACGAGTTCGCGCTGATCTTCTACCTGCGCGATGTGTACTGGGCCGAGGAGGGGCGGGCCTCGGTGGACGCGGTGTGGGCGGTCCTCGGAGCCACCGGGATGGTGTTGCTCGGTTTCCGTCCGCTGGAGCTGTTCCAGACCTCCATCTTCGCCGACGACGCGAGCGTGGCCGAGATCGTCGTGGAACTCGCCGTCGCCGCGGCGAGCCTGGGGCTCGCGGTGATCGTCCTGCTCAAGGGCAAGATCTGGACGGCGCTGATCGGCATCTTCGCGTGGCCGTTGCTGCTCGTCGGTGCCCTCCGGCTCGCCCGTCCCGGATCACCCTGGGCGCGCTGGCGCTACACGCGGCGTCCCAGACGGATGGCGCGGGCGATGAACCGCGAGCGGAAGCTGCGGCGCCCACCCATCCGGGCGAAGATCTACCTCCAGGACCTGATGGCGGGACGTCCGGACGTCCCCCGCGCGTTCTCCGAGGCCGAGTCGGTGCTCGACGAGGTGGTCCACGCCGCGCCGGCGCCGGACCCGGCGACATCGATTTCGTCCCGGCGGGGTCGCTCTGGCACAATGGTCGGGTTGCCGTTCGAGGGTCGCTCGACCATGTCGAGCCCCCGTTCCGGCGATCCACACGACTAGAGCACGAACCGGTCGAACCGCTCACGCGGCCGCCAGGTTCCTCTGCTCCCAGTGAACGCCCATGATTGGACCACCTGATGAACACCTTGGACTTCCTCGACAAGCGGTCGATGCGCGACGACATCCCCGACTTCCGGCCCGGCGACACCCTTGACGTCCACGTCAAGGTCATCGAGGGCTCGAAGGAGCGCGTCCAGGTCTTCAAGGGTGTCGTCATCCGTCGCCAGGGCGGTGGCCTGCAGGAGACGTTCACCGTCCGCAAGGTCTCGTTCGGCGTCGGTGTGGAGCGCACCTTCCCGGTGCACAGCCCCACCTTGGCCAAGGTCGACGTCGTCACCCGTGGTGACGTCCGTCGCGCCAAGCTGTACTACCTCCGCGATCTGCGTGGCAAGGCCGCCAAGATCAAGGAAAAGCGCTGACATCAGCGTTCGGCGGGCCGGTCCCCGACCGGATCCGTCGCCACGCCGTCGCGGTCCACTAGGCTGAGCGGCGTGCCCGATACCCCCCGCCACGGCAGCCCGACCGACGACGATCTCGGTGCCGATCGCCCGGATCGCAACGACTTTCGGGAACCCGAGGCCACCGAGTCGTCGAATCGCCCGTGGCGGTCGCGCGCAGATGCGGCGCCGGCCAAGAAGCGCTCGGTGCTGCGCGAAACCGTCATCATCGTCATCAGCGTTCTCGTCCTGACCTGGATCCTGCAGACCTTCATCGGTCGCCAGTACGTGATCCCGTCGGAGTCGATGGAGAACACGCTGCACGGATGCGCCGGATGCACCAACGACCGCATCGTGATCGACAAGCTGTCCTATCGCTTCGGCGATCCCGAACCCGGCGACGTCGTTGTCTTCAAGGGGCCCACGTCCTCATGGGACGAGGGCTGGACGTCTCCCCGGTCGTCGAACACGGTCGTCCGCGGACTCCAGGACGGACTGTCCTGGTTCGGATTCGCCCCGCCGGACGAGAACGATCTGGTCAAACGCGTCGTCGCCGTCGGCGGTCAGACCGTGCAGTGCCGCAACGCGGACAAGGTCGGCGTCACCGTGAACGGCAAGCCGCTGTCCGAGCCGTACGTGGATCGTTCTCTGCAACAACAGGACACGACCATCAACCCCGGTCTGCTCGACGATCAGGACGGGTCGACGCTGAACAGCTGCCTCGGCGCGGACTTCGGGCCGATC includes these proteins:
- a CDS encoding amidohydrolase family protein; translation: MTSDVLHVRGRIPGVDGTSDDREVDLWTVDGRIVDGPVADAQTVTGGWIVPGLVDAHNHVGIAPGLGVTIERARGFAHADAKAGALLIREVGSPLDTHPLDSDPRSPQFIRAGRHIARPKRYLRGYGVDLDDPDHLPDEVRRQARDGDGWVKIVGDWIDREVGDLAPLWTDRQLADAVAAAHDEGARVTAHVFGTDALPGLLDAGVDCIEHGTGLTDELIATMAQRGIGLVPTLIQVDNFPGIAEGADRFPTYQAHMRALHDGAREVFSAAHEAGVPIFAGTDAGGFVEHGRIVDEVVALQRVGFDAAGALAAATDLPRAWLGAGILNVGDRADFLVLRDDPRTDLETLRDPVAVICGGIVL
- a CDS encoding RNA-binding protein; the encoded protein is MSAVVADAIEHLVRGIVANPDEVRVDMITGRRGRLVEVHVHPEDLGKVIGRGGRTATALRTLVTGIGGRGLRLDIVDTDR
- the lepB gene encoding signal peptidase I, encoding MPDTPRHGSPTDDDLGADRPDRNDFREPEATESSNRPWRSRADAAPAKKRSVLRETVIIVISVLVLTWILQTFIGRQYVIPSESMENTLHGCAGCTNDRIVIDKLSYRFGDPEPGDVVVFKGPTSSWDEGWTSPRSSNTVVRGLQDGLSWFGFAPPDENDLVKRVVAVGGQTVQCRNADKVGVTVNGKPLSEPYVDRSLQQQDTTINPGLLDDQDGSTLNSCLGADFGPITIPEGNVWVMGDNRGNSADSRFHITDELRGTVPISDIRGKVRFIIYPFSRIGGVGSDNPQK
- the rimM gene encoding ribosome maturation factor RimM (Essential for efficient processing of 16S rRNA) is translated as MDLVVGRVVKAHGVRGELVVDVRTDDPDDRFADGATLRGRLPKGRGDRDFTVTGAREHSGRLLLTLDGVDDRSAADDLRGVLFLIDSATVDSGSDPDEFYDHELEGVGVRTVTGDDIGILSEILHLPGGDTLVVRTQGGREILVPFVTDIVPTVSPDGIEIDPPDGLLDLQ
- the rpsP gene encoding 30S ribosomal protein S16; translated protein: MSVKIKLTRLGKIRNPQYRIVVADARTRRNGRAIETIGKYHPKEEPSLIEVDSERAQYWLGVGAQPTEPVEAILKITGDWQKHKGLPGTEGTLKVKEPKTSKLDLFNAALAAADSEPAAEATTPKKKAAKKADTADDAAATEAPAAEATDAPAADAGDAAKADA
- the rplS gene encoding 50S ribosomal protein L19, translating into MNTLDFLDKRSMRDDIPDFRPGDTLDVHVKVIEGSKERVQVFKGVVIRRQGGGLQETFTVRKVSFGVGVERTFPVHSPTLAKVDVVTRGDVRRAKLYYLRDLRGKAAKIKEKR
- the trmD gene encoding tRNA (guanosine(37)-N1)-methyltransferase TrmD; this encodes MRIDVVSIFPEYLTPLRAALLGRAIDRGIISVDVHDLRDWTHDVHRGVDDSPYGGGPGMVMKPEVWGPCLDDVCPDDALLVVPTPAGVPFTQAMAEEFSRERHVVFACGRYEGIDQRVVDDVARRTRVLEVSIGDFVLIGGEVATIAMVEATVRLIDGVLGNAASHQQDSFSDGLLEGPSYTRPEVWRGLAVPAVLRSGDHARIEAWRREESLRRTRERRPDLLGTDDPVEPD